TTCATCATCGAACGCCGCGCACATCACTGACCGCGCTCAACTACCCCCGTTTGCGTAAGACAAAAATCACATCCTCGGTTCGGCCGTCGATTTCCAGCGGTTCGTTGAGGTTGTACGCAAAGTCATGCGTGGCGATGAGTTCCAGCCGCTTTTCGGAATCGAGCAACGAGCGCATCTGCGCCGCGGTGTAGGTGCGGAAGATCATTTCGTCCTCGAACGCGAGGCAGCGCTCGCCAGCGGTCACGCGGACCTTCATGCCGACGCGTTCCTGACGGCGTCGGCGATCCACGCCCGCCGACCACATCGTCGAGCGCGCACTGACGCGACCGCGCTTCGCTGACCAGGTTTCCTTGGTGCAGACCTGCTTGCCGGCTGGCGTCAGGTGCAGGCCGAGCAGATAGATCCCGCCGGGCGCGAGACATTTCGCCATGCACTTCAAATGCGCGGCCGCCGCCTGCTCGTCCGGAAGATGTCGGAAACTGTTAATCAGATTAAATGCCGCGTCGACCGGCTGCTTGAGCTTGAAAGCGGCCATGTCGGCGACAAACACGTGCGCCGGCAGGCGCAAGCGCTCGAAGCGACGTTGACAGTACTCCACGGCCGCGGCGTTCAGGTCCAAGCCGGAAACCTGAAAGCCGGCTTTTGCCAGACGCACGAGCAGCCGGCCGGTGCCACAAGCCGGCTCGAACACCCGTCGCACCTCGCGCGCGGCATAGCGATCGAACGCCGCGCGAAGGAAATTGAATTCCTCGCGCCAGTCGGCCCCGAAGATCAAATCGTAGTAGGCCGGGAAATCGTAAAGTTTGCCGGGAGAAACCGTAGGCATGTTGTAGGTCAGGCTTTCCAGCCTGACAGTTTGCAGCGACGACGGGGAAGTCAGGCTGGATAGCCTGACCTACGAAAAAACGCGGCGCCACGCAGTGGTGACGCCGCGTCAAGTTTCCCATGATGCTGCGCGAGACGCTCACGCGTCAACGGGCAGTCCTAGCCGCCGATTGCGGGCTGTGGCATCGTCATGAACGTCAGAATACTCAAAACAATGCCTGCGATAAACGCGGCGGTCCAAATTGGCATGATCTTTTGCACGTTCCACTTTGCAGCATTCACCCAACCCATGACGAAGGCAATCAGACCTCCAAGCCCGAACCCGCAGAAGAGGAGCACGATGCACACAATGCCCAATGTCGTGTCTCCCGCTTTGAACATGGCGATCACCACCATGATGAAGCAGATAATCGAGACGATCGTGGCGACTCCGCTGAGTGCTTGGAATAACATGGACATGGTTCAAGTTCCTTCATGAGCCATTGCGCGGGCGCCGTGATCGAGAACGCGTCGGTTCTGCTGAGAGGTCGCGGCGTCCACCAATACTAGGGGGATTCTAGGTCCAGTTTGGGGGAAACACAAAGGGATACGACGCTTTCAAGAGGATATTGCCATTGAGTCGCCCCCTCCGGCAAGGGGTCGAAACAGACTTGCAATTGGCCCGGGGGATTGGCATACTGACGAGCGACACATCGGCATGTGTTGATAGATTCCCGCCTACGCCGATCCCACCCCATGTGTCGTTCGCACCCCATTACCTTCATTGGCATCTGTTTGGCTGCGCTCCTGGCGCTGCCGGCAACTTCGGTTCTCGTAGTACGCGCCGACGATGTCCCGCCGCTGCATGCACGCATCGACGCGGCGATCGAGTCCGGCTTGATTGGCAGTCCCGCCGCCGAGGCCGACGACGCCACGATTTGCCGGCGACTCTATCTCGATTTGGTCGGTCGCACGCCCTCGGTGACCGAGGCCCAAGCGTATTTGGCGGACGCTTTGCCTGATAAACGCAGCCGGCTGATTGACGCTTTGCTCGCCACGCCGGAATTCGCCCGGCATTTTTCGGTCTGGCTCGACGTGACCTTGATGGAACGCCGCGCCGATAAGAACGTGCCGACGGCCGAGTGGCGGAAGTATCTGTTCGACTCAGTCGTGGCGAACAAGCCGTACGATCAATTGGTGCGCGAGATTCTGTCTGCCGACGGCGCTGATCCTGCCACGCGCCCAGCGGCAAAGTTTTATCTCGATCGCGACGGCGAACCCTTTGCATTGACACGCGATGTGGGGCGGATGTTCTTCGGCATGGACCTGCAATGCGCCCAGTGCCACGATCATCCGCTGGTAAACGACTATCACCAGGAAGATTACCACGGGCTGTTGGCGTTCCTGAATCGCACTGCACTCTTCACCGACGCGGAGAACAAGATCTCACTCGCGGAAAAGGCCGAGGGGGATACGGCGTATCAATCAGTCTTCGATCCGAACCAGAAAGGCACCATCGGCCCGACGCTGCCCGGCGGATTGCCACTGCCGGAGCCGACGTTCGCCAAAGGCGATGAGTATCTGGTCGCGCCGGCCGACAAAGTGCGTTCGGTTCCCAAACACAGCCGCCGTGCGATGTTGGCCAACTCGGCCACCGACGGCAAGAACCGGGCGTTCAATCGTAACATCGCCAATCGTCTGTGGGGCTTCGTGTTCGGCCGCGCGTTGGTGGAACCGGTGGATTTCATCCACACGGCAAATCCCGCCGCGCAGCCTGAAGTACTGGAATTGCTGGCCGACGAGATCGCCGCGCGGCGTTATGATCTGCGCGCGATGCTCCGCGAACTTGCGTTGACCCGCGCTTATGCAAGATCGTTGGAATTGCCGGCCGAGACGCCAGCGTTCGCGGTGAGCGCCGCTCCGCTGGTAAACGATTGCCAAACCGCCTGCAAACAATGTGAGGACTCCGTCACAACGGCTGCCAAGGCCGCAGAAGCTGCACGGGAGCAATTCGCCGCCGCCAAGAAAACGGAAGAGCAAGCTGCGACGGAAGTAACTCAGGCGCAAACGGCGCTGGCTGCGGCGGAGCAAGCACAGCGCGATGCCCAGGCGACGATGACCACCACGCAGGCGGACTTGTCGGCAAAGCAGTTGTTGGCACAAGCGCTGTCCGAAGCCGCGGCCAAGGCGGCCGAAGCGGCCGCGCAATTACCTGAGGATCAAGAACTGGCCGCGGCGGTCGCCACGGTGAAGAACCGCGGCGACTCGATCGCCGCCAATCTCAGCGGTCTCACGCAGTCGATGACCCAATGCCAGAGCGACGTATCGGCGAAGGAAGCGGCCGCCGGCGCGCAGCGCGAGGCAGTCGCGCAACTTACGGCCAAAGTCGAAACGCTGCGGACGCAAGCCGCTCCATTGGTCGCCGGTTGGGAATCCGCAATCGCCGTGCTCCATCGCGAACAACAAGCGGCCGCCGTCGCGGAGCAGCGACTCTCGTGGCTCAAGGCGATGACCGCCTATCGCGCCGCTGTCGACGAATTTGAAGCACGCCGAGCTGCCCGCGGCGAGGTATTGCAGAAACTGACCGCTACCGTCGAAGCCGCCAACGCGCCGCTTGCCTCCGTCGAACCGGCGAGCGCGGACGTCGACGGCGCTCGCGTCCTGCTGGCCTCCCTGCAGGAGCAATTGAGCGCTCAAGAACAAACCGCCGAGCAATTAAAGGCCGCCGTCGCGGCAGTGGAAGCTTCGCAGGGTGCGATTGCCGCGGCCGAAGGTGCGCTCGATGAAGCGCATGCGAAGCTGCAAACCCGTTGGTCGGAACGCTGCCTGGCGAGCGGTCTCACGCAGCTCACGCCGGAGCAGATGGCCTGGAGTACCTGGCAAGCCTTGGGCGTGTTGGATCAACAGCGCGCAGCCGCCTGCGCGGAATGGGACGCAGCACATCCAGCCGAAGGCGCCGCCGAATCGCCCGAGCAACGCGCCTCGGCGCGGACCCTGTTCGTCGAACGGAAGGTCTACGACAACTTGCAAGGCAACGTCGGCGTGTTCGTGAATCTCTTCGGCGGCGCGCCCGGCCAGCCGCAACAAGTCTTCCAGGCCACGGCCGATCAAGCCCTGTACTTCGCCAACGGTGGCGAATTGCGCTCCTGGCTCGCGCCGGGCGGCGGCAATCTCACGGAACGACTCGTCGCGCAAACTGACGTCGCGAATTTCGCCTCGGAGCTGTACTTCGCCATCTACACGCGTCAACCGACCAGCGAAGAAGTCGAAGGTCTTGCCGTGTACCTAACTGGGCGCGAACAAGACCGCGCCGCCGCCGTGCAAGAAATTGTCTGGGCGCTGATCACGTCATCGGAGTTCCGCTTTGGATCGTAGGTCGAGGTCGTTTTCACCGCGGAGGCGCAGAGACGCGGAGAGAGACGGGAGTAGTGATGAGCAATGAGTTCGGAAACTGAATGTCACTGAAAACTGAACACTGAAAACTTCAAACTCGCATACGAAAACTTCAAACTCTCCAGGAACCTCTCCCCATGCGCTGCGATTACTCCTGCGGGTCCGCGGAACATTTGATGGCGCGGCGGCGGTTCTTGGGAACCATGGCGGCCGGCGCGGTCGTTGGAGGCCTGGGGGCCTTTGTTGGGCCAGCGGCCGCGGCGCAGTTGGCGAGTCAGCAGAAGCGCGTGCTGGTCGTCAACATGCACGGCGGACTGAGCCAAATGGAGAGCTGGGATCCCAAGCCAGGCACCGATACTGGCGGCCCCTTCCGTGCGATTCCCACTTCAGTGCCGGGCTTGCACATTAGCGAGTTGCTACCGAAAACCGCGCAGCAGATGCATCGCCTCGCGCTCATCCGCGGCGTGAACACGGCCGAGGACGATCACGGCAAAGGGGCGTACCTGATGCTCACCGGCCGCCGCGCGATGGCCGGGTTGGAACATCCGCACCTCGGCGCGGTCGTCGCCAAGTGCAACATGCCCGATGACAGCCCGTTGCCGGGACACATCCGCATCACGCCGGGCGGTGGCGGCGGTCGCGGGAATGACTCCGCCTATTTGGGCGCGAAGTACGCCAGCATCGCGCTCGGGAACGGCAATCCGCCGGCCAACACGGCACGCGACGCTTCGCTCACGATTGAAGCCGATCAGGCGCGGAATAACCTCCGGCGGCAGATCAACGATCGCTTCGCCAAGCGCCGCCGCACGGCCGAGACCGACGCCTACACGTACAGCTACGAGCAAGCGCTCCAATTGATGGAACAGCGCGACGTGTTCGACGTCTCGAAGGAATCGCCGGCGGACCAGGATCGCTACGGCAAGAATGATTTCGGCCGGCATTGCCTGCTCGCCCGGCGGCTGCTGGAAAACGGCATCACCTGCGTACAGGTTTCGCACTCCAACTACGACACGCACAACGAGAACTTCGATTTCCACCTCGAACAAGTCGGCGAATTCGATACGCCGTTCGCGACGTTGATCCAGGACCTTGCCGAACGCGGCATGTTGGAATCGACGCTGGTCGTCGTCTTGAGCGAGTTCGGCCGCACGCCGCACATCAATCTCTACTACGGTCGCGATCACTGGTCGAAGGCTTGGAGCGTGCTCGTCGGCGGCTGCGGCATTCAGCCCGGCGCGGTGATCGGCAAGACCAACGATAACGGCACCGAAGTGATCGACCGGCAGGTGGACCACGGAGCGCTGTTCCACACGTACCTCCGCGCGGTCGGCGTCGATCCCATGGGCAACTTCGACCTCTCGGGGAGAGAAGTCCCGATTGCCGATCCCGCCGCACACGCGATCGACGAGCTGTTGGCCTAGTGCGCCTCTCATTTTCACCGCGGAAGCGCTGAGGCGCGGAGTGATTTATGCAATCGATTGTGGCTGATCCGACGCTAGCGCACGTTGCGACAGAATGGGAACATACGAGTCCCTTCGTGTCGTGTCGGTTCGATCCGCTCGGGCGATACGTGTTCGCCGGCGCGGAGGATATGACGGTACAACGATTTGCTCTGGCGGACGGCGCGAAGGTCGCCTTTTCCGGTCACGAGAGTTGGGTCCGAGCTTTGGCCTTTACGGACGCCGGCGAAACACTCATCACCGGCGGGTACGAAGGACGCCTGATCTGGTGGCCTGCCGCCGCTGCGGAGCCGAAGCCCATCCGCACCGTCGAAGCGCATGTTGGCTGGTTGCGAGCATTGGTGGCAAGCCCCGACGGCAAGGTACTCGCATCGTGCGGCAACGACGCCAAGGTACGGCTCTGGAATGCCGCGGATGGTACGCTCGTGCAAGAATTCGCTGGGCATGAGCGCCCCGTGTGGACCGTGGAGTTTCATTCCAGCGGGCAATACTTGCTTTCTGGCGATTTGATGGGCGTCGTGCAGCAATGGGAGATCGCGTCCGGAAAGTTGATGCGCACTTTCGATGCGAAGGACCTGCACAGTTTCAACGGCGGGCAGCAGGTCGATTTCGGCGGCGTGCGGACGATCGACTTCAGTCCGGACAACAAGTACGTGGCGTGCGGCGGATTGCACAAAGCAGAGAATCCATTGGGCGCAGTGCACGATCCGATCGGCCTCGTCTTCGATTGGGAAACCGGCGCCGCGGCGCACCGCTACGAACCGGCCGATATCAAAGGTTCCGCCTGGCGCATTCAATACCACCGCGACGGCTACGCCATCATGACCTCGGGCGGCAGCACCGGCGGCCAGTTGCTGTTCTTCAAGAACGCGGAAGCCAAAGAATTCCATCGCTTCGCGCTCCCGGCCCTGGCCCGCGACGGCGACTTGCACTCAGACGGCATTCAAATCGCGACCGCGCACTCGGACAAGAAAGTGCGAATCACAAAGTTGACGGCCAAGGCAATCTAATACAACTCGAAGGAGTTAACCGCGAAACACGCGAAATAAAGAATTGCAGGCCTGTTATGCGAAGAAGGCTTTGGAGTTTTTTCATTTCCATTTCTTTCGCGTCATTTCGCGTGTTTCGCGGTTAACTCTCCTCGCCCTCTGCGTCTCTGCGGTTCAAACCTAAATTTATCCTAGTTCGATCACCCGTGGTTTGACCTTGAATGTCGGCGGGTCGACGCGGACGGGGCCTTGGCCGGAGTCGAGCATCGTACAGTTGCGGCCGGCCTGCTTGGCGGAGCGGACCACGCGCTCCACGCGAGTCAACAGCGCCTCGGACGTATCGCCGGGGCGGACGTCGGTCACGGCGCAGCTCATCGTGAGTTGATAGTCGTTGTCTTCACAGTGAAACGTGGTGGACTCCAGCGTTTGGCGAATCTTTTCCACGTTGCTGGTTGCGGCGTTCGGCCCCGTGTCGCCGAAGAACATGCCAAAGCGTTGCCCCGCGTGCCGGAACAAGGCATCGTCGCCGCGCTCATTGCGCACCAGGGACGGCAACAATCGCCCCACGGCAGCGAGCACGCCATCCGCGCGGAGCGTGCCGAGCTTGTCGTTCAGCCTTCCCAGGCCATCGACGTCGACCAGGCCGAAGCTAACGGTGCGAATATGATTCGGATCGTCGCGGAACAATTCCCAGAGCTTGCGCTCCTCGGCGGTGCGGTTCCACACGCCGGTCAGTTCGTCGGTGAGCGTCTCGGACTTGAGCGAGCTCAGGCGACCTTCCGCGCCGAGTATTGCCGACATCACGTCGGCCATCACGTCGCGCAATTCATGCGCCAGATTGAGTAAACGCTGCAATTCCGTCACGCAATGCGTGCGCGTGCCAGCGGGATCGGCAATGGGATCGAGTTGCTTCAAATTGCTGATCGACGATTCGATCTGCGCCGTCTGATTGACGAGCACATCCTCCAGGCGTTGTCCGACATACGCGAGACAGCCCATGCCCTCGCGCTGTTGCTGCAAACATTCCACGGCCTCGCCTTGCCGCACCAGCCAGTCGGCGTTGGCTTGTTCAATCTGCGCGAGGCAGGCGGCAGCCGCTTCGGCATTTTCCTGGGGCTGCCGCGACTCTTCCTCCAGCATCACCAGCCGATCGCGGTAGCGCCCCACCTCGAGCTTCAAGACCTTGACGCTGGCCTCGACGAACGACCGCACTTCGCCGGCGTCTTCGAGCAATTCCAGCCAGCTTGACGGCAAGTCCTGCGTGGGCACAAGCGGCGGCGCTTCGACCGCTGCGGGCACGACGGCTACCGGCGCTTCTACGGGAATTGGCTCGACCGATTCGTCGGCAGAAGGCGCGGCGGGCACAGTCTCTTTCACGGGTTCGCTCGGCGTCTGCGGCAGCGCGGGCTTTATTTTCTTGCGGCGCGCCGGACGCGGCGCCGCCGTGCCGTAGTTGTGCTGCCACCACCAGCCGAGGTAAATCCCCAGCGGCAGATTCACGAGCATCGTGATCAGGGCCAGCGCGCGCATCGTGGTTTGGCTTTCAGGGGCGGACTTCGCCAAAGCGCAGCAAGTCGTTGCCTGCCAATAGCTTGATGACGCAGAACCATAGCTCGAAGTAGCCCCGTGAGCCGCCCAGTCATTTCCCGGTCGCACGACTGACGTAGGTTTGAGAAGACGCCGTTTCGAGTTCCCTGTTCCAGCGGGGGGATTGCCAGGTGCTTCCCACACAGCTTGCAAGATTGGAACCGCCGGAATCTGCCATCACTGTGGTGGACGATGCCCCGGTGCATCTCAACTTCCCGCCGCGCACGTACGTCTGGGAACAGCGCTCCACGGTGTTCTTACTGTTGACGTTCGCGGGACCCCTTGGTTTAGCGCCGCTCTGGTTCAGCCGTCGTTTCGGAACGCGCAGCAAGTCGCTGATTACGCTCGCCTACTTCGCGGGCACGATCCTCTTCCCCATCGCCATGATCTGGTACTTCTGCGATTTCGCGATCCACCCGTTGGTGGATGCGTTGAGCAGGAAGTAATGAAGTCGCGCGCCTCAAGCCTTGCGCCTCACGTGATGGACCCAGGCGGGCGGGAGATTCGTCCAGACCAGGTCGCGGTGGATTTCGCGTTCGTCGAGCAGCTTCTGCATCGTCGCGGCGATACCGCGCAATCGCTCGCGCTCCGCGCGGCCGCTGACGATGGCCTTCATGCCGCGAATGCAGACGTATTCGAAGAACGACATCACGCCGCCGACAGCCAGCCGGCCTAGCATGACGTCGAGCAAATGGCGCACGTCCGCCACGGCGAAGTTGTTGAGCGGCAGGCCGGAGACGATCACGTCGTAACGCGGCTCGTCAGGCAATGCGTCCACGCTCTGATGAAACAACCGCATCCGCGCCTTGGCCGGCTGGAACACGGGATCATCTGCCATGCGTTCTCGAATGCGCTCAGCGAAGCGATCGTTCAGTTCCACCAAATCGAGGCTGTCGCGCGGATCGAGCGATTCAATGAGCGCGCAGGTCACGGCGCCGGTACCCGGTCCGACTTCCAGAATGCGCCGTGGCGTCGTCGCGTCCGCCGGCGGCCGGACGAAGCGCGCCAGGGCTCGCGAGAGCGCTTTGCCGCTCGGTGCAATCGCGCCGGTGGTGCGATACGTCTGGCGGAATTCTTGCAAAAACAGTCGTAGGTCGCTGGCCATCGTATCTCGAATCCTTGGTTTGATTCCTGTTTGCGATCCCCCGCCGATTGCCGGGCGCATTCGGTGTCGCCTGCACAATCCGTCTGTATCGACGATCCCAGATGTACGGAGACGGCGCGGAGACGGTCCATAAGCTAGAGAACTAGTGGGAGACCTGATCGTCCTCGGACTCGCTATCCGTGGGCGCGGCGCTTCCCGTGCGTCCTCCGACTCCTGTTGATTCGTCACCCGTTCGCGGAGCTTTAGCGGCCATGTCGAAGTTATTGCCTATTATCCTGGTGGTTGTGGTTCTCATCGGGCAAGGGGTCATTGCCTTCCTGTTCGTCCCCTCCGCTGCCGAAGTCGCCGCCGTCGCCAACGGCGAAGCTGCCCCGGCCGAAGCGGAAGATTCCGCCGCTGCAGAGGCGCATGGCGATGCTCATGGGGGCGCACACGAGGCCGAGGCGCATGGCGGAGGCCACGGCGACGCGCATGGGGGCGGGCATGGCGAGGAAGGGGAAGAACACGCCGCGGAACCGCATGAAACCACGGAAGTGGACCTCGGCGGCTTTAAAATCACTGTCTTCCAACCGGCCGCGAATACGACGCTGTTCGTCGATTTCCACCTCAGCGGCACGGTGAAGACCGCCCAAGCGGGCGAGTTCAAGCACTTGCTGGAAGCCAATCAGTTCAAATTCCGCGACCAGGTGAACGTGATCATTCGCAGTTCGGGGATGGAAGATTTTACGGACGCGGGATTGGGGTTGCTGAAAAACCAGATTTTGGAGAAAACCAACCGGGCCCTCGGAAAGCCGTTGTTGATTTCCGTGGCCTTCCCTGAGTTCTCCTTCATCGAGCAATAGGCGGCGCCGGCAAGCTGGGCAATCTTGTTCAGCACGCCAGTGCGTCTGCGGGAATGGATTCCCATGGCCGACAATTCCGAAAAGGTCAGCCAAGACGAAATCGAAGCGCTCTTAGCGCGCGGCAAGGGAGGCGCTTCGCCTCCGGCTGCGAAAGCAGCGCCCGCCGAGGACGTGGACAAGATCCTCGGCCAGGGCGAAATCGAAGCGCTGCTGTCCTCCAAGAAAATGCCCGCCGCGGCCGCTGCTGCGCCGCCCAGGGTCTCCGCTCCGGCCGCTGCCGCAGCGGCTGCCACGGGGGCGAATGCGCCAGGTCAGATCGCCCAGGGGGACGTTGAACTCTTGCTTCGCCAGGCGGAACAAGCGCTGGCCTCGATCGACGCGGCCGGGCCGTCGCTGCCGACCGGCGCAGCGGCCTTTAGGTTCGAGGATTTCGCCGGCGCGCCCGCGTCGGGCGAGATGGCCACGCTGGATTTGCTGCGCGACGTCGAGCTGGACTTGAAGATCGAACTCGGCCGCACGCACATGTATCTCGATGACGTGCTCCGGCTGCGCAAAGGCTCGGTCGTCGCATTGGATAAACTGGCCGGCGATCCCGTCGACATCTACGTCAACGGCCGCCTGATCGCGCGGGGAGAGGTCCTCGTGATGAATGACAACTTCTGCGTCCGCGTGGCGGAACTGGTCGCGGGCGAAGCGGCGGCATAACCGCTTTTTATCCCGGGGGCGCTGAGACGCGGAGAGGGAGGCTGGGAGAGAGGGGAATCACGGCAGCAATGCGGATTCTCAGATGGTCAACTTCTCGAAGTCTCTTTCTCCCAGGGTCTGCGCCGCCGAACGCTCGATGGTCTGGCAGAAGCTATCGAGCGGCAGGTCATCCGGGTCGTTGCCAAAGGGTTCTTCGATATCGACGGCGGCCATTTCCACGCCGAAGACGAAATACGCGGTGACGGCCATGATCGGAATCGCCCAGTAGCCGATGTCTTGCGCGATGAGCACCGGCATCACGAACATGATCAGCGTGATGCCGCGATGCACCAGCGCACGGTAGGTGAGCGGAATCGGCGTATTGCGAATCCGTTCGCACCCGCCGCAGACGTTCAAGAGTTCCCGCGCATGGCGGTCGAACATCCAGACCTCCATGTCGTCAAGTTTCCCCTCGCGCCGCCAGCGGGCCAATTCATCCTGCGCAAGCGTGGCGAAATAGAGCGGGATGTGTTCCGGTTCGCGCGGATCGTCCTCAAAGCCTGGCACGTCCCGCAGGCGCCGCCCGTCGCGCAAGTGCAAGCGCAGCGCGTGGGCGAAGCCGACGATGATTTTGCTCCACCGCCGCCGATCTTCCGTGACGAGGCTCTGCAAGGCGTGCATCTTCACGAGCATATTGCGGGATTCGTTAATCAGCTGCCCCCACAAAGTGCGGGCCTCCCAGAAGCGACGCTTGGCCTCGTTCGTGCGAAAGGTTACGAGACTGCCAAGGATCAACCCGTTGATGACCGACAGCCCCCAGTCGTATTGCGAGAGCGGGCCGGGATGATAGAAGTGCTCCACCCAGGCCACGACCGCAGTGTACGCGCCGAAGAGCGCGGCGATGCCGAGTAACTTGCGCGCCGCGGGAAAGCGGGGCGGGACCAGCATTCGCAACTGAATCATCATGCGATTCGCCCTGAGCCCGGGCTGCCCAACAATCCTCGAATGGCGTCACAGCCGGCCAATTCCCGGGCCAGGCGCTCGGGGCCTTCCAAATCGTCGCTGCTATGCGCCAACCGCACCTCGCCGGGGTCTCCCATTGGCAACTGCACGCGCCGTGAGACAAGATTGTAAACACCGAAAACGACGTCGATATGCGGCGACAGCCGGCCGCGGAACTCCTGATGCAAGGTCGCCGCGGTGAGCGCAGCATTGAGCGATACGGTCGCCTCGATCAACGCGCGGCGGTAACCTTCACGCGAGGTCACGTCGACACCGTGCGCCTGTTCCAACGCCTGCGCCGCCGCGCGGACCGGCAACAACAACCGGTCGACAACCGCTCTCAACGGATGCGACGAGGCCACGCCCAGATAACTTGCCGGCTGCAAGAAGGCGTCCACGGCCGCCGTCACGGCCCCGCAACCGCTGTGGCCCAACACGACGACCAGCTTGATCGATTCGCCCAAATGGTGCAGCGCGTAGTCGATGCTCCCGAGGCATTCGCTGCCGAGCACATTGCCGGCCACGCGCACCACGAACAGATCGTTGCAACCCTGATGGAAAACCATTTCGGTCGGCACGCGGGCGTCGGAGCAGCCCAGCACGACGGCAAATGGCCGCTGCGGCAGCACGCTCTCACCGCGCGTGGCGACGCCCAGGTCTTCTAAGTCGAGCGGCATCAAC
This DNA window, taken from Planctomycetia bacterium, encodes the following:
- a CDS encoding class I SAM-dependent methyltransferase, producing MPTVSPGKLYDFPAYYDLIFGADWREEFNFLRAAFDRYAAREVRRVFEPACGTGRLLVRLAKAGFQVSGLDLNAAAVEYCQRRFERLRLPAHVFVADMAAFKLKQPVDAAFNLINSFRHLPDEQAAAAHLKCMAKCLAPGGIYLLGLHLTPAGKQVCTKETWSAKRGRVSARSTMWSAGVDRRRRQERVGMKVRVTAGERCLAFEDEMIFRTYTAAQMRSLLDSEKRLELIATHDFAYNLNEPLEIDGRTEDVIFVLRKRG
- a CDS encoding DUF1549 domain-containing protein, which codes for MCRSHPITFIGICLAALLALPATSVLVVRADDVPPLHARIDAAIESGLIGSPAAEADDATICRRLYLDLVGRTPSVTEAQAYLADALPDKRSRLIDALLATPEFARHFSVWLDVTLMERRADKNVPTAEWRKYLFDSVVANKPYDQLVREILSADGADPATRPAAKFYLDRDGEPFALTRDVGRMFFGMDLQCAQCHDHPLVNDYHQEDYHGLLAFLNRTALFTDAENKISLAEKAEGDTAYQSVFDPNQKGTIGPTLPGGLPLPEPTFAKGDEYLVAPADKVRSVPKHSRRAMLANSATDGKNRAFNRNIANRLWGFVFGRALVEPVDFIHTANPAAQPEVLELLADEIAARRYDLRAMLRELALTRAYARSLELPAETPAFAVSAAPLVNDCQTACKQCEDSVTTAAKAAEAAREQFAAAKKTEEQAATEVTQAQTALAAAEQAQRDAQATMTTTQADLSAKQLLAQALSEAAAKAAEAAAQLPEDQELAAAVATVKNRGDSIAANLSGLTQSMTQCQSDVSAKEAAAGAQREAVAQLTAKVETLRTQAAPLVAGWESAIAVLHREQQAAAVAEQRLSWLKAMTAYRAAVDEFEARRAARGEVLQKLTATVEAANAPLASVEPASADVDGARVLLASLQEQLSAQEQTAEQLKAAVAAVEASQGAIAAAEGALDEAHAKLQTRWSERCLASGLTQLTPEQMAWSTWQALGVLDQQRAAACAEWDAAHPAEGAAESPEQRASARTLFVERKVYDNLQGNVGVFVNLFGGAPGQPQQVFQATADQALYFANGGELRSWLAPGGGNLTERLVAQTDVANFASELYFAIYTRQPTSEEVEGLAVYLTGREQDRAAAVQEIVWALITSSEFRFGS
- a CDS encoding DUF1501 domain-containing protein produces the protein MRCDYSCGSAEHLMARRRFLGTMAAGAVVGGLGAFVGPAAAAQLASQQKRVLVVNMHGGLSQMESWDPKPGTDTGGPFRAIPTSVPGLHISELLPKTAQQMHRLALIRGVNTAEDDHGKGAYLMLTGRRAMAGLEHPHLGAVVAKCNMPDDSPLPGHIRITPGGGGGRGNDSAYLGAKYASIALGNGNPPANTARDASLTIEADQARNNLRRQINDRFAKRRRTAETDAYTYSYEQALQLMEQRDVFDVSKESPADQDRYGKNDFGRHCLLARRLLENGITCVQVSHSNYDTHNENFDFHLEQVGEFDTPFATLIQDLAERGMLESTLVVVLSEFGRTPHINLYYGRDHWSKAWSVLVGGCGIQPGAVIGKTNDNGTEVIDRQVDHGALFHTYLRAVGVDPMGNFDLSGREVPIADPAAHAIDELLA
- a CDS encoding WD40 repeat domain-containing protein; translation: MQSIVADPTLAHVATEWEHTSPFVSCRFDPLGRYVFAGAEDMTVQRFALADGAKVAFSGHESWVRALAFTDAGETLITGGYEGRLIWWPAAAAEPKPIRTVEAHVGWLRALVASPDGKVLASCGNDAKVRLWNAADGTLVQEFAGHERPVWTVEFHSSGQYLLSGDLMGVVQQWEIASGKLMRTFDAKDLHSFNGGQQVDFGGVRTIDFSPDNKYVACGGLHKAENPLGAVHDPIGLVFDWETGAAAHRYEPADIKGSAWRIQYHRDGYAIMTSGGSTGGQLLFFKNAEAKEFHRFALPALARDGDLHSDGIQIATAHSDKKVRITKLTAKAI
- a CDS encoding GGDEF domain-containing protein, encoding MRALALITMLVNLPLGIYLGWWWQHNYGTAAPRPARRKKIKPALPQTPSEPVKETVPAAPSADESVEPIPVEAPVAVVPAAVEAPPLVPTQDLPSSWLELLEDAGEVRSFVEASVKVLKLEVGRYRDRLVMLEEESRQPQENAEAAAACLAQIEQANADWLVRQGEAVECLQQQREGMGCLAYVGQRLEDVLVNQTAQIESSISNLKQLDPIADPAGTRTHCVTELQRLLNLAHELRDVMADVMSAILGAEGRLSSLKSETLTDELTGVWNRTAEERKLWELFRDDPNHIRTVSFGLVDVDGLGRLNDKLGTLRADGVLAAVGRLLPSLVRNERGDDALFRHAGQRFGMFFGDTGPNAATSNVEKIRQTLESTTFHCEDNDYQLTMSCAVTDVRPGDTSEALLTRVERVVRSAKQAGRNCTMLDSGQGPVRVDPPTFKVKPRVIELG
- a CDS encoding methyltransferase domain-containing protein, translated to MASDLRLFLQEFRQTYRTTGAIAPSGKALSRALARFVRPPADATTPRRILEVGPGTGAVTCALIESLDPRDSLDLVELNDRFAERIRERMADDPVFQPAKARMRLFHQSVDALPDEPRYDVIVSGLPLNNFAVADVRHLLDVMLGRLAVGGVMSFFEYVCIRGMKAIVSGRAERERLRGIAATMQKLLDEREIHRDLVWTNLPPAWVHHVRRKA
- the fliN gene encoding flagellar motor switch protein FliN, producing MADNSEKVSQDEIEALLARGKGGASPPAAKAAPAEDVDKILGQGEIEALLSSKKMPAAAAAAPPRVSAPAAAAAAATGANAPGQIAQGDVELLLRQAEQALASIDAAGPSLPTGAAAFRFEDFAGAPASGEMATLDLLRDVELDLKIELGRTHMYLDDVLRLRKGSVVALDKLAGDPVDIYVNGRLIARGEVLVMNDNFCVRVAELVAGEAAA
- a CDS encoding bestrophin family ion channel; this encodes MMIQLRMLVPPRFPAARKLLGIAALFGAYTAVVAWVEHFYHPGPLSQYDWGLSVINGLILGSLVTFRTNEAKRRFWEARTLWGQLINESRNMLVKMHALQSLVTEDRRRWSKIIVGFAHALRLHLRDGRRLRDVPGFEDDPREPEHIPLYFATLAQDELARWRREGKLDDMEVWMFDRHARELLNVCGGCERIRNTPIPLTYRALVHRGITLIMFVMPVLIAQDIGYWAIPIMAVTAYFVFGVEMAAVDIEEPFGNDPDDLPLDSFCQTIERSAAQTLGERDFEKLTI